A genomic window from Thunnus thynnus chromosome 12, fThuThy2.1, whole genome shotgun sequence includes:
- the LOC137194079 gene encoding voltage-dependent calcium channel beta subunit-associated regulatory protein gives MSNDLPVLTSLTENSTDVPVSTGQVENYVLLLVLLSVFAGGTLVLLSLLLLFCHRCCMGGRRYSRASDDPEKTNTTYAEDSQPTQEITIRLDESDALSATSCHDGESERFVSTGSTGRRVSFNESALYEQEKTTQDKGRRYTLTEGDFHHLKKARLTHLHLPPAPCDLKILTIMECDSTESSTINISETRPPKLPLTIYQPTERRVPDWMGQSISGGLPGDPHHSIILDQGPMQASSAMKTQHTRSQTMEAIGDRAEAESERGMRGESTQAPGQTSVLHFFTKLRRHASLEGAGPYFRRWKFDSSHRAASLDAKGSPKRRPFQRQRAASETTDHTEDDSSPLRDDIESFPHTPIQTSGLQSLSAESLSHPASASTSSVFLSRLQLEAMVEVGGRREEPCLPTDDCHVQRQEEAIRNRSRVEKETKLGAVKRTEATGVGLESLEDDDLFGPQREAAIQERFEDMLRKTTDTKTDGATSDVRKKSETEVDEGDEVVLGAEARRRTDSGSSFSFMIRQESLEAPPSLYRDIWSLRASLEQYASSDQSSTDRESIRSDADSVSSVGGAGARSGLDSCLSQDLDDEPEGEGDGEALEGGIRGASGGDSEMGSGAGGEGEAGNRKLLQMDSGYASIEAPSRAPEEMRLFGTPGAPRGKTASERRLFFTSSGRKGSVCESIEARLFQEELEDEMADSTEKEEKLKERPQTGSQSLTFQEPYQLMKSLHPQKPPESQSQLMSPLTKPIPQPSSPHRPRLRRRDYSIDEKTDALFNEFLRHDPRFDQQDSPLRSRHRSRVHLRKQWQRHKQYSDPGSSAGGRYSPSLERQRFTPLRRGDSAGYPLDTRYHSTLSRIASAADEEASEVAACEEAAKESAENKDPSSERVAGGATENTADTTSQGTNTTSCAELAGEANGCQVSTNIDTKSTSSQLPTTGTSHMDPKVDNRNNNSSQTILSEVSLQSESSLTDKLVVSVEERLYGGLRSAEKLGQGGAERVLTVSHTASPGFSPI, from the exons ATGAGCAATGATTTGCCTGTTCTGACAAGTCTGACTGAGAACTCCACT GATGTGCCTGTGTCGACGGGCCAGGTGGAGAACTatgtgctgctgttggtgctgctgagtgtttttgccGGGGGGACGCTGGTCCTGctctccctgctgctgctcttctgtCACCGCTGCTGCATGGGTGGACGACGCTACTCCAG AGCGAGCGATGACCCTGAAAAGACAAACACCACTTACGCTGAAGATTCTCAGCCCACCCAAG AGATCACCATTCGTCTGGATGAATCAGACGCTCTCTCAGCTACAAGCTGTCATGATGGAGAGTCGGAGCGATTCGTCTCCACTGGGTCTACTGGCCGCAGAGTCTCCTTCAACGAATCTGCACTCTACGAACAGGAGAAGACAACGCAGGACAAAGGACGCAG GTACACTCTCACTGAGGGAGACTTCCACCACCTGAAAAAGGCCCGGCTGACCCACCTCCACCTGCCTCCAGCCCCATGTGACCTGAAGATCCTCACCATCATGGAGTGTGACTCAACAGAGAGCAGCACCATCAACATCAGTGAGACTCGACCTCCCAAGCTGCCCCTCACCATCTACCAG CCCACTGAGAGAAGAGTCCCTGACTGGATGGGACAGAGCATCAGCGGAGGTCTGCCAGGAGATCCGCACCACTCCATCATCCTGGACCAGGGCCCCATGCAGGCCTCATCAGCCAtgaaaacacagcacacacgCTCCCAGACA ATGGAGGCTATCGGGGACAGGGCAGAGGCTGAGAGCGAACGGGGGATGAGAGGAGAATCGACTCAAGCTCCAGGCCAGACTTCAGTTCTACATTTCTTCACTAAACTGCGGCGCCATGCGAGTCTGGAGGGGGCTGGGCCTTATTTCAGGAGGTGGAAGTTCGACAGCAGCCACCGGGCTGCCAGTCTAGATGCCAAAG GATCTCCCAAGAGAAGGCCCTtccagagacagagagcagcaaGTGAAACCACTGATCATACAGAAGatgactcttctcctctgcgaGATGACATTGAGTCTTTCCCACACACTCCCATCCAAACCAGTGGCCTCCAGTCTCTGTCTGCAGAGTCTCTGTCTCACCCCGCCAGTGCATCGACATCCTCAGTCTTCCTCAGCAG GCTACAGCTGGAGGCCATGGTGGAGGTAGGTGGCAGGAGAGAGGAACCATGCTTGCCAACAGATGATTGTCACGTCCAAAGACAAGAGGAAGCCATACGCAACAGATCAAGAgtagagaaagaaacaaagttaGGTGCAGTCAAAAGGACAGAAGCCACAGGAGTCGGGCTTGAATCTCTAGAAGATGACGACTTGTTTGGGCCACAACGAGAAGCTGCCATTCAGGAAAGGTTTGAAGACATGTTAAGAAAAactacagacacaaaaacagacgGTGCAACATCAGATGTGAGGAAAAAGAGTGAGACGGAGGTAGATGAAGGAGATGAGGTGGTGTTGGGGGCTGAGGCTAGACGAAGGACAGATTCAGgttcttctttttccttcatGATTCGCCAAGAGAGCTTGGAGGCCCCTCCCTCACTTTACAGAGACATTTGGAGCTTGCGAGCCTCTCTGGAACAATACGCCTCCTCAGACCAGAGTAGTACAGACCGGGAGTCCATCCGCAGTGATGCTGACAGCGTGTCGTCCGTAGGCGGTGCAGGAGCTCGCTCTGGCCTGGACAGCTGTTTGTCCCAAGACCTGGATGATGAGCCTGAAGGTGAAGGGGATGGAGAGGCGTTGGAGGGAGGCATTAGAGGGGCGTCAGGAGGGGACAGTGAGATGGGAagtggagctggaggagaaggTGAGGCGGGAAACCGGAAACTTCTTCAGATGGACAGCGGCTATGCCTCCATTGAAGCACCATCCAGGGCACCTGAGGAGATGCGGCTTTTCGGGACTCCTGGAGCACCTCGAGGCAAGACGGCGTCTGAGAGGAGGTTGTTCTTCACCAGCTCGGGGAGGAAAGGTTCAGTGTGCGAGAGCATCGAGGCCCGGCTGTttcaggaggagctggaggatgaGATGGCAGACagcacagagaaagaagagaaactaAAGGAGAGACCTCAAACTGGCAGCCAGTCGCTCACCTTCCAAGAACCATATCAACTTATGAAATCCCTTCATCCTCAGAAACCTCCGGAATCACAATCACAGCTAATGTCTCCTCTGACAAAGCCAATCCCTCAGCCCTCTAGTCCTCACCGACCTCGCCTCCGCCGCCGAGACTACAGCATCGATGAGAAGACAGACGCTCTTTTCAACGAGTTCCTCCGTCACGATCCACGGTTCGACCAGCAGGACTCTCCGCTGCGCTCCAGGCACCGATCCAGAGTTCACCTCCGGAAGCAGTGGCAGAGACACAAGCAATACAGTGACCCAGGGTCAAGCGCAGGAGGAAGGTACTCCCCATCTTTGGAGAGGCAGAGGTTTACTCCGCTGCGGAGAGGTGACAGCGCCGGTTATCCACTGGACACCAGATATCACAGCACACTCTCACGCATAGCGAGCGCTGCCGATGAAGAAGCCAGCGAAGTTGCGGCTTGCGAAGAAGCAGCCAAAGAGAGCGCAGAGAACAAAGACCCATCAAGTGAAAGAGTTGCTGGGGGAGCCACAGAAAATACAGCTGACACAACCTCTCAAGGCACCAACACAACGAGTTGTGCAGAGTTGGCTGGTGAGGCCAACGGTTGCCAAGTTTCTACAAATATAGACACAAAAAGCACAAGCAGCCAGTTGCCGACCACTGGAACAAGCCACATGGATCCGAAAGTcgacaacagaaacaacaataGTAGTCAAACTATCCTATCAGAGGTTTCCCTGCAGTCAGAGAGCAGCCTGACAGACAAGCTGGTCGTGTCAGTGGAAGAAAGGCTTTACGGCGGACTGCGGAGTGCAGAGAAGCTCGGCCAGGGAGGAGCAGAGCGTGTGCTTACCGTGTCTCACACAGCCTCGCCTGGCTTCAGTCCCATATAA